One region of Takifugu flavidus isolate HTHZ2018 chromosome 14, ASM371156v2, whole genome shotgun sequence genomic DNA includes:
- the LOC130538029 gene encoding hepatitis A virus cellular receptor 1 homolog, translating into MLPLLRCAFIAVFVLTECVSTETVVGFAGRKVRLPCRTQAAGQGGLEVCWGRGEPSVFNCHNAVINAVGNRVTYRKSYRYSVSSSSSSLSILSSRVADTGYYHCRVQLPGLFNDQIATIHLIIIHPRYWVSPTTEVSLLRDDTSTEILNAPNMTLQYGFTGESGDNSTGPMVARVQSSIKQERANSLLGFIGNTVRASFIVFIPALLLTAAYRFCGTNRRANTDRWLSQTEEENTV; encoded by the exons ATGCTGCCGCTCCTTCGCTGCGCTTTCATCGCGGTCTTTGTCCTAACAG agtgtgtgtccacAGAGACAGTGGTGGGCTTTGCTGGGCGGAAGGTTAGGCTGCCATGTCGCACCCAGGCTGCGGGCCAGGGAGGGTTGGAGGTCTGCTGGGGAAGAGGAGAACCGTCTGTGTTTAACTGTCACAATGCAGTCATCAATGCAGTTGGAAACCGGGTCACCTACAGGAAATCATACAG GtactctgtctcttcctcttcctcatctctgtCAATCCTCAGCTCTCGAGTCGCAGACACTGGTTACTACCACTGCAGAGTTCAGCTGCCCGGGCTCTTCAATGACCAGATAGCTACCATTCATTTGATCATCATACACC CTCGTTATTGGGTCTCACCTACGACAGAAGTGTCTCTGCTCAGGGACGACACAAGTACTGAGATCCTGAATGCACCAAACATGACGCTGCAGTACG GTTTCACTGGTGAAAGTGGTGACAACAGCACAGGACCAATGGTGGCACGAGTTCAG TCATCAATCAAACAGGAGCGAGCCAACAGTCTGCTGGGCTTCATTGGAAACACAGTGAGGGCATCCTTCATCGTCTTCATCCCAGCGTTGCTCCTGACTGCTGCCTAca GATTCTGTGGCACCAACAGAAGAGCAAACAC